Genomic window (Syntrophales bacterium):
GGAATGGCATCTGGTGGAGCTGTTGCTGGAAGAGGGCCGTCTGGCGGGACTCCTGGTTTATGACTTGGCAACAGGGCGACTGGAAGTAGTGCGCTGCCGGGTGGCGCTCCTGGCCACCGGCGGATATGGAAGGATTTTCCGCAAGACTACCAACGGCCATGCCAACACGGGGGACGGCACGGCCATTGCCTACCGGGCGGGGGCCGTCCTGTCCGACATGGAGTTCGTACAGTTCCACCCCACCACCCTCTATGGCACCAACATCCTGATTTCTGAAGCGGCCCGGGGCGAGGGAGGTTATCTGCGCAACGCCGCGGGAGAGAGGTTCATGGCCCGGTACGCCCCCCAGAAGATGGAGCTGGCACCCCGGGACGTGGTGTCCCGCTCCATCTTCCAGGAAATCAAGGATGGGCGAGGTCTGGGCGAAGGCTACATCAATCTTGATCTTACCCACCTGGGGGCGGACAAGATCCACCGGCTGTTGCCCCAGGTAAATGAACTGGCCCACCTCTACGCCGCAGTGGACTCAAGCCAAACCCCTATCCCCATTGAGCCCGCCCAGCATTACAGCATGGGGGGCATCAGGGTTAACCGGGACTGCGAAACCAGCATCCCCGGGTTGCTGGCCGCCGGCGAGACGGCAAACGTCAGCGTCCACGGGGCCAACCGCCTGGGGGGCAACTCCCTGCTGGAAACGGTGGTGTTCGGCCGCCGGGCCGGCAAACGCATGTTGGAGACGGTTAAGCGGCCAATGCCGCCCTTGCCGCGCGTTTCCCTGGAGAGGGCGTTGTCAAACTGGCAGGCCAATTTCGGCGCCGGCGCACCCCGACAGTCAGATGACTCGGTATTTGCCATCCGGGAGGACATGGGTCGCACCATGACGGATAAAGTGGGAGTGTTCCGCACCGGGGTTGAACTCCAGCAGGCAATGGAGGAATTGGCCGTCCTGCGCAGCCGCTATGCAGCGCTGCGGGTGCCTGCCGGGGAACATTCCTTTAACCAGCAACTTATTGACCACATGGAATTGGGCTTCATGCTGGAGCTCAGCGAAATGACCGCCGGAGCCGCCTGGAGGCGCACTGAAAGTCGCGGCGCCCACTTCCGGATTGACTACCCGCGGCGGGATGACCCCGACTGGCTGCACCACACGCTGATTCGCCGCGGCGACGACGGGCGGCCGATTTATGAAGCGGGTACTGTTGCCTTCACCCGGTTCCAGCCCCAGGAAAGAGGGTATTGATATGCAACTCGAGTTAATTATTGAGCGGTTCGATCCGCAGATCAATGACGCGCCTTACTGTCAGACATTCACCGTTGACTGGGAGCGACACGAGACCGTGCTGGATGTGTTGCTGAAAGCGAGGCGTCAGGATCCGGCGCTGGCCTTTAGACGCTCCTGCCGCAGCGGCATCTGCGGCTCCTGCGCCATGCAGATTGGAAACATTTCCCGTCTGGCCTGCCAGACGCTGGTAAGAGAGGTGACAGGCGACGGGGGTGAGCTTGAAATCAAGCCGCTGCCGGGGTTCCGTCAGCTCAAGGATCTGGTTGTGGACTTGGAGCCGTTCTTCGAGGCGCTGAAGCGAGTGCTGCCCTGGGTCATTACCGGACCGCACCATGACGGGCTAATTTCCCCTGAGGTTTCGGCGAGGATTGAGCCTCCCGCAACCTGCATCCTGTGCGGCGTGTGCGATGCCGCGATTCCTCAGAACGGTCCGGTTACTTCCGCTGCCCTGGTGAAAAACGTGCGGCTGGCGGTTGATCCCCGGGATGCCTTGGGGAGCGAGAGAATGAAGAGTGCCGGCTTGACCGAGGAGGGACTGCAAACATTTCGGGAACTGCTGGCAAATATTTGCCCCAAGGGTATCAAGTTGCCACCCGTGGTACAGGAATAAAACTGGTTATTGAATCTGGGGTGGGGGTCAGGAGAGACAGAGCCACCATTTCGCCAAATTAAAGAGGAGCAGTGACGATGGAAAAGAAACGCTATGAAGAGGGGCTGGCCGTCAGGAAGGCCGTTTTGGGGGACGAATACGTAGAAAAGTCGCTGCGCTCGGCCAATGACTTTACCCGTCCGATGCAGGAGCTGGTGACCGAATACTGCTGGGGCGAGATATGGACGAGACCCGGCCTCGACCGCAAAACCAGAAGCTTTCTCAATCTTGCCATGCTTACGGCTCTGAACCGCCCGCATGAAATCAGACTGCACGTGCGGGGGGCGCTCAACAACGGCGTCACCAGAGAGGAAATGATGGAGGTCTTCATGCAGAGCGCCATCTACTGCGGGGTTCCCGCCGCGCTTGATGCGATGGGAGTCGCCCGGGAGGTCTTTGCGGAAATTGACGGCGGGAAATGACCGTCGGCGACCGGAAGAGCCATCGTTTATATGAAAATCCCCCCATCCCCCCTTTGCTAAAGGGGGGCAAGGGGGGATTTTCATCATTCGTTGTGCCCATCCCGGGTAAGGAGGTTTGTAAGGATAAGCTATGGAGGCAAGAAAGCAGACAGGCATAGTTGTTTTCAAGGATGTGGAGGTGCTCGATTACTGCGGCCCCTTCGAGGTCTTTTCCGTGACCCGCTTAAACGAGCAGCTCCGTCGGGAAGAACCCTCGCCATTCAATGTTTTTCTTGTGGCCGAGACGAAAAGCACCCTCGTCACTTCCGGGGGGATGAAGGTCTGCCCGGACTACTCATTCGACGATTGCCCGCCGCTCGATATCCTTGTTGTTCCCGGCGGCTGGGGAACGAGGGCGGAAATGAACAACGAGCGTCTCCTCGGCTGGCTTGCCGAGCGCGCAAAACAGGTTGAAACCCTCGCTTCGGTATGCACCGGCGCCCTGTTGCTCGGAAAGGCCGGCCTCCTCGACGGCAAGCGAGCGACAACGCATTGGCGCTCGCTTGCATGGATGCAGGAGCTGTTTCCGGAAACCCGCGTCGAGCGGCATCTGCATTTCGTTGAGGATGGCAACCTTTTCACCTCCGCAGGCATCTCCGCCGGCATCGATATGTCGCTGAAGGTAGTCGCCCGCCATTTCGGAGACGCCATTGCGAGGGCAACGGCCAGACAGATGGAATACCCGTTTCCGGAAAGCGATGCCCGGAGGATTTCCATAGATTGACCATCTGTTGTCTGTCCGCCGGAGTGCGATTGACCAATTCGCCCTAAAGCGCTCCGAGATCGCGCAGAATCTTTTCCAGGGCCTTTCTTTCCTTACCGGTAAAGGGAAGCCGTCAGAAGAAAGACCCGAACGATCCCGTCGCCGCCTTAGAAATTGCACAAAAACCCCCATGCCCGACGCGGGCACAACGAAGCATGAAAATCCCCCCCATCCCCCCTTTGGCAAAGGGGGGATGGGGGGATTTTCATATAAACAGTGACGAAAATCGGGAATATCGACATGACCGCCTTGACGGACGAGGAGCGGTAAAACTTTCATGTCCTCTCGTCGAGTTGATAGATAAAATCGACAGTTTTCTCTCACCGAGCTCTGCGCTGGCATGAGGGTTTCCCCTTCCTTTTTCAGAGGGCAAAACTTTTGGAGTATCGCTTATTAGCTAATGATATCGAATTATTTAGAATGCCGGCGCGCCGGCATTTATTTTAAAACCCGGGGCTGGCGCCGGGGTATTGGATGAGCGGGTACTTGATGTTCTGCCGGACAGGAAATAAGTAATGCGTCCCCGGATTACACACGGATCGTTGCGGCAGAAGGTTCTTTTGTCCAGCTATTTTCCAAAATGATATGCATTTTGAAAAACTATTGACTAAAATGTATATGAGGCGTATGGTCATCCCATGGATACTGCAACAATTCTCCAACTGAATGAAGCTGCCCGGGCGCAAGGAAGGAGCCTGCAACGCCGGCGGTATGTCTATCAGAGCATTCTCGACGATACGGGCAAACACCAGATAGGCCTTGTCGGGCCTCGCGGCTCCGGGAAGACCGTCATTCTGAAACAGCTTCTGGTCCACTTTCCCGATACTGCCTGCTATCTATCGCTTGATGCCGTAGAGATAGACGGCCTCTTTCAGACCATTCAGGTCCTCCAGGAAAAGTACAAATTCACGCTCTTCCTCGTTGATGAGATTCATTATGAAAAACAGTACGCGCGGGAGTTGAAAAAAGTATACGACTTCCTGAATGTGCGCGTCGTTTTTTCCAGTTCCGTCGCCCTGTCGCTGCAGGAAACCGCTTACGATCTATCCAGAAGGGTAAAACTGGTCGCCATCAACCCCTTCAGCTTCCGGGAATACCTCTATTTCACCAGGGGACTTGAACTGCCCACACTTTCTATCGCGCAGCTTCTGGAGCAGCAATGGGATGCAGCCCATATTCGCCAGGAGATTCATTTTGATAACTTTATCAAAGGCGGGCTTTTCCCCTTCGCGCTTGATGAGCCAGACATTTTACCGCTCATGGGAAACATCCTTGATAAAATCATTACCAGCGACATTCCCTTGATCGGCCGGCTTCTGACAGACGAAATTCCCATTTTGCGCAGGATGATGCGTTTTATAGGTTCTTCGCCGCCGGACGGTATCAATTATTCGTCGCTCTCGAACAACTTGAAGATCACCAAATACAAGGCAGAGCAGTATACGCAGCTACTGGAACAGGCATTTGTGTTGAAACGCGTCATGCCTGCCGGAACGAATGTCATGAAAGAGCCGAAAATCCTGATGCGTCTGCCCTATCGGCTCTTGTTTCAGCCCTTTGACAGTGCAATCGGCGCTCTCCGGGAAGAGTTTTTCGCTGAAATGATGATCGCCAAAGGCATGTCATTCAACTATCTTAAATCAACACGGGGAGCAAAAACCCCTGACTACCTGGTGCAGTCCGAAACTGAATCCTATGTCATCGAAATCGGCGGACCAGGCAAGGGACGCGAACAGTTCAAGGGATTCAAGGGCAAGAAAAATCTGATTCTTGCCCAGGGCAACGAAATCACCGGAATAAAGCGCCCTCTTTTCCTGATAGGTTTTTAATGCGAATTGGACGTGAGCGGTTTTATAAGACAAAACTTTTTGAGTGTCGCGTATTCACTAATGGTATCGTAGCCTTCCGAATGCCGGCGCACCGGCATTGATTTTTGAACCCGGGGCCAGCGCCGGGGTATTGGATGAACGGGTACTTGATGTTCTGCCGGACAGGAAATAAGTAATACGTCTCCGGATTCGTCCGGATTACAAGGAGTTTGTAAAATCATTGACATATGAAGCGTGCCGTAGTTATGTGACCATGTACCCAATCGGCGGGTGTTCGCAGTCCGGTGGACGGGCTTTGAGCCAATCGAGGAGGTTGTATTATGCCGATCCGCATAAGATACCGTTATAAACCGCGATATAGGGCGCAACAAAATGAATATAAAGAGCTTATCGCGTTTTCGGTAATCGCTCTGATGGCGTGTTATGCGGACAGGAAACCAAAATTCGGTGTGTTATACGGATCAATCTAATTATTGTTCGGCTGAAAGGAGAAAAGGGTAATGATCATTCTTGATGACAGAAAATTGATCGAAACCAAATTTCTGAATGAGCAGGAAATCGAGGATTTGGTCATTGCCAACTCGGAGCACTTCTTCGGTCCCTCTTCTGTATTAATTCCGAAGGCAAAAATAAAAACAACGGATGGCTTCGGAACCATTCCAGACGGCTTTGCCATTGATCTCGCTTCCCGTATCTGGTACGTGGTCGAAGCCGAACTTGGTCACCACAGTGTTTGGACACACATTGCCCCCCAAGTAACTAAACAACTTTTGGCTGTTTCCCGTACAGAAACAAGGCAGCTACTAACCGAGATTCTGGTTCAAATGGTCACCAGCGATAAATCCGTTAAAGAGAAATTTGAGGATGAGGGAATCAAGGAAATCAACATTCGCAAGGTGCTTGGGGACATTTTTGAGAAAGCCCCAATTATCGGAATGCCTATTGACATAGTTTCGAATGACCTCAGAGAGTGGGCAGAGACATTGAAAAACGATGTCCGACTCTGGATGGTGAAGAAATACGCACAGTTTGGAGCACCAGACATCATCGCATATGAAATCCCGGAAGAATATCGACCCGTGTTGGACACGACAGAGAGAAACGGTCAACAGAAATCAGGGATTCGCACCTACGACGTTGCACTCGCAGACATCGTAAATGCGGGGATGCTTTCAGAGGGAGCAGAATTAACGCTCAGCTACAAGCCTCGCGGAGGTAAGCAGGAAATTTACAAAGGCGTTTTGTCATCAGATGGAAGCATTACTGTGCTGGGCCAGAATTACTCCAGTCTTTCCTACGCAGCCTTTGCATGCATTCAAGATGCTGGTAGCGACAGGACTACCGTCAATGGGTGGACGAGCTGGAAAACCAGAGACGGCAAGCTTCTCTCTCAACTCAGATCTGAATACATGAAGAAAAAGGAAAAAGAAGCAGAACAATCCTATGCGGGCGACGCTTGTCAGCGCGCCTGATCCGTGACGTTGGGTTGGAGAATGACATATGAATGACACCAGAAAACGTTGTCCAGTCTGTAAGCTTGATGGCCAGGAGATCTTGGCTCGGCAAGATGATGGTGACAAGGTGACCTATAAATGCCATCGCTGCGGTCAGTTTACTATTTCGCGAACCG
Coding sequences:
- the pcaC gene encoding 4-carboxymuconolactone decarboxylase, with product MEKKRYEEGLAVRKAVLGDEYVEKSLRSANDFTRPMQELVTEYCWGEIWTRPGLDRKTRSFLNLAMLTALNRPHEIRLHVRGALNNGVTREEMMEVFMQSAIYCGVPAALDAMGVAREVFAEIDGGK
- a CDS encoding 2Fe-2S iron-sulfur cluster-binding protein, whose product is MQLELIIERFDPQINDAPYCQTFTVDWERHETVLDVLLKARRQDPALAFRRSCRSGICGSCAMQIGNISRLACQTLVREVTGDGGELEIKPLPGFRQLKDLVVDLEPFFEALKRVLPWVITGPHHDGLISPEVSARIEPPATCILCGVCDAAIPQNGPVTSAALVKNVRLAVDPRDALGSERMKSAGLTEEGLQTFRELLANICPKGIKLPPVVQE
- a CDS encoding AAA family ATPase — protein: MDTATILQLNEAARAQGRSLQRRRYVYQSILDDTGKHQIGLVGPRGSGKTVILKQLLVHFPDTACYLSLDAVEIDGLFQTIQVLQEKYKFTLFLVDEIHYEKQYARELKKVYDFLNVRVVFSSSVALSLQETAYDLSRRVKLVAINPFSFREYLYFTRGLELPTLSIAQLLEQQWDAAHIRQEIHFDNFIKGGLFPFALDEPDILPLMGNILDKIITSDIPLIGRLLTDEIPILRRMMRFIGSSPPDGINYSSLSNNLKITKYKAEQYTQLLEQAFVLKRVMPAGTNVMKEPKILMRLPYRLLFQPFDSAIGALREEFFAEMMIAKGMSFNYLKSTRGAKTPDYLVQSETESYVIEIGGPGKGREQFKGFKGKKNLILAQGNEITGIKRPLFLIGF
- a CDS encoding DJ-1/PfpI family protein, which translates into the protein MEARKQTGIVVFKDVEVLDYCGPFEVFSVTRLNEQLRREEPSPFNVFLVAETKSTLVTSGGMKVCPDYSFDDCPPLDILVVPGGWGTRAEMNNERLLGWLAERAKQVETLASVCTGALLLGKAGLLDGKRATTHWRSLAWMQELFPETRVERHLHFVEDGNLFTSAGISAGIDMSLKVVARHFGDAIARATARQMEYPFPESDARRISID
- a CDS encoding FAD-dependent oxidoreductase, encoding MIFHDIVIVGGGLTGLMAAVEAPPGTDVAVISKIYPTRSHSGAAQGGFNAAMAEDDSVENHVFDTVKGSDYLGDQDAIETLCSEGPEVIRKLEQMGVPWSRTPDGRPAQRSLGGASFPRACYSADISGHAVLHTLYERALAAGVRIYPEWHLVELLLEEGRLAGLLVYDLATGRLEVVRCRVALLATGGYGRIFRKTTNGHANTGDGTAIAYRAGAVLSDMEFVQFHPTTLYGTNILISEAARGEGGYLRNAAGERFMARYAPQKMELAPRDVVSRSIFQEIKDGRGLGEGYINLDLTHLGADKIHRLLPQVNELAHLYAAVDSSQTPIPIEPAQHYSMGGIRVNRDCETSIPGLLAAGETANVSVHGANRLGGNSLLETVVFGRRAGKRMLETVKRPMPPLPRVSLERALSNWQANFGAGAPRQSDDSVFAIREDMGRTMTDKVGVFRTGVELQQAMEELAVLRSRYAALRVPAGEHSFNQQLIDHMELGFMLELSEMTAGAAWRRTESRGAHFRIDYPRRDDPDWLHHTLIRRGDDGRPIYEAGTVAFTRFQPQERGY